One window from the genome of Mauremys mutica isolate MM-2020 ecotype Southern chromosome 4, ASM2049712v1, whole genome shotgun sequence encodes:
- the TBPL2 gene encoding TATA box-binding protein-like 2 isoform X1 — MEPSLENYWDQSPGQDDLSSAGPQLYTPMSPFDTDLPIQAAQSASFDSHLDQSKELSTDFSSVDLSFLPDDLNQENGEQTHSEDGHEVQREQYGSQLTEQDSGFLNDSNLSQLSYADATQPSPETSGACPPLTPMTPITPMTPVSESSGIVPQLQNIVSTVNLACKLDLKNIALHARNAEYNPKRFAAVIMRIREPRTTALIFSSGKMVCTGAKSEEQSRLAARKYARVVQKLGFPAKFLDFKIQNMVGSCDVRFPIRLEGLVLTHQQFSSYEPELFPGLIYRMVKPRIVLLIFVSGKVVLTGAKERSEIYEAFENIYPILKGFKKAS; from the exons ATGGAGCCCTCGCTGGAGAACTACTGGGACCAGAGCCCGGGCCAG gaTGACCTTTCATCAGCTGGTCCTCAACTGTACACTCCCATGAGCCCTTTTGACACAGACCTACCCATTCAAGCCGCTCAAAGTGCATCATTCGATTCTCATCTTGACCAATCCAAAGAACTTTCTACAGACTTCTCTTCTGTGGATCTCAGCTTTCTTCCAGATGATCTCAACCAAGAAAATGGAGAACAAACTCATTCGGAAGATGGTCATGAAGTGCAAAGAGAGCAATACGGGTCACAGTTGACAGAGCAGGACAGTGGGTTCTTAAATGACAGCAATTTGTCACAACTGAGCTATGCGGACGCAACTCAGCCCTCACCTGAAACATCTGGTGCCTGTCCCCCTTTGACACCTATGACTCCTATCACCCCAATGACACCTGTTTCAGAAAGCTCTGGCATAGTTCCTCAGTTACA GAATATAGTGTCCACTGTAAACTTGGCTTGTAAACTAGATCTGAAGAATATAGCTCTGCATGCCAGAAATGCAGAATATAATCCAAAG AGGTTTGCTGCTGTGATAATGAGAATCAGAGAACCAAGAACAACGGCCCTTATATTCAGTTCCGGCAAAATGGTCTGCACAGGAGCAAAAAG TGAAGAGCAGTCCCGGCTTGCGGCTAGGAAGTACGCACGTGTGGTACAGAAGCTTGGGTTCCCTGCTAAGTTCCTGGACTTCAAAATACAGAATATGGTGGGCAGTTGTGATGTGAGGTTCCCCATCAGGCTGGAAGGATTGGTTCTAACTCATCAGCAATTCAGTAG TTATGAACCAGAACTATTTCCTGGCCTTATTTACAGAATGGTCAAACCAAGGATTGTGTTGCTTATCTTCGTGTCTGGAAAAGTTGTATTGACTG gTGCCAAGGAGCGTTCTGAAATCTATGAGGCATTTGAAAACATCTATCCTATTCTAAAGGGTTTCAAGAAAGCATCTTAA
- the TBPL2 gene encoding TATA box-binding protein-like 2 isoform X2: MSPFDTDLPIQAAQSASFDSHLDQSKELSTDFSSVDLSFLPDDLNQENGEQTHSEDGHEVQREQYGSQLTEQDSGFLNDSNLSQLSYADATQPSPETSGACPPLTPMTPITPMTPVSESSGIVPQLQNIVSTVNLACKLDLKNIALHARNAEYNPKRFAAVIMRIREPRTTALIFSSGKMVCTGAKSEEQSRLAARKYARVVQKLGFPAKFLDFKIQNMVGSCDVRFPIRLEGLVLTHQQFSSYEPELFPGLIYRMVKPRIVLLIFVSGKVVLTGAKERSEIYEAFENIYPILKGFKKAS, translated from the exons ATGAGCCCTTTTGACACAGACCTACCCATTCAAGCCGCTCAAAGTGCATCATTCGATTCTCATCTTGACCAATCCAAAGAACTTTCTACAGACTTCTCTTCTGTGGATCTCAGCTTTCTTCCAGATGATCTCAACCAAGAAAATGGAGAACAAACTCATTCGGAAGATGGTCATGAAGTGCAAAGAGAGCAATACGGGTCACAGTTGACAGAGCAGGACAGTGGGTTCTTAAATGACAGCAATTTGTCACAACTGAGCTATGCGGACGCAACTCAGCCCTCACCTGAAACATCTGGTGCCTGTCCCCCTTTGACACCTATGACTCCTATCACCCCAATGACACCTGTTTCAGAAAGCTCTGGCATAGTTCCTCAGTTACA GAATATAGTGTCCACTGTAAACTTGGCTTGTAAACTAGATCTGAAGAATATAGCTCTGCATGCCAGAAATGCAGAATATAATCCAAAG AGGTTTGCTGCTGTGATAATGAGAATCAGAGAACCAAGAACAACGGCCCTTATATTCAGTTCCGGCAAAATGGTCTGCACAGGAGCAAAAAG TGAAGAGCAGTCCCGGCTTGCGGCTAGGAAGTACGCACGTGTGGTACAGAAGCTTGGGTTCCCTGCTAAGTTCCTGGACTTCAAAATACAGAATATGGTGGGCAGTTGTGATGTGAGGTTCCCCATCAGGCTGGAAGGATTGGTTCTAACTCATCAGCAATTCAGTAG TTATGAACCAGAACTATTTCCTGGCCTTATTTACAGAATGGTCAAACCAAGGATTGTGTTGCTTATCTTCGTGTCTGGAAAAGTTGTATTGACTG gTGCCAAGGAGCGTTCTGAAATCTATGAGGCATTTGAAAACATCTATCCTATTCTAAAGGGTTTCAAGAAAGCATCTTAA